The Coffea eugenioides isolate CCC68of chromosome 8, Ceug_1.0, whole genome shotgun sequence genome has a segment encoding these proteins:
- the LOC113779016 gene encoding uncharacterized protein LOC113779016: protein MQNKKSFTLLQTVATAAVFSAVSGWYGFMFGRESARKELNDLIEGLRRSNSEHPSSPPPADS from the exons ATGCAGAACAAGAAGAGCTTTACTCTGTTACAAACAGTTGCGACCGCCGCCGTTTTTTCTGCTGTTTCCGGCTG GTATGGATTTATGTTCGGAAGAGAGTCAGCTCGAAAGGAACTCAACGATTTGATTGAAGGCCTCCGACGCTCCAACTCCGAACATCCCTCTTCTCCTCCTCCGGCGGATTCCTAA
- the LOC113779015 gene encoding beta-amylase 3, chloroplastic yields MALTLRSSTSFINFKDSSSLKTPDDYSGMVCFAQIRPTCRLRARNSMQEAPISRERPSLLEGRKNEQGEKLHGLPAPHSQNGSRVPVFVMLPLDTVSVGGNLSKPRAMNASLMALKSAGVEGVMVDAWWGLVEKDGPLKYNWEGYAELVNMVQNHGLKLQVVMSFHQCGGNVGDSCSIPLPPWVLEEMSKNPNLVYTDRSGRRNPEYISLGCDSLPLLRGRTPIQVYSDYMMSFRDRFKDYLGEVIMEIQVGMGPCGELRYPSYPESNGTWRFPGIGEFQCNDKYMKSSLEASAEAIGKKDWGNGGPHDAGHYNQFPEDTGFFRRDGTWNSEYGHFFLEWYSTKLLEHGDRILAAAEGIFRGTGAKLSGKVAGIHWHYKTRSHAAELTAGYYNTRHRDGYLPIANMMGKHGVVFNFTCMEMKDEQQPEYANCSPEGLVRQIKMATRTAGIELAGENALERHDAGAYAQVLATSRSDAGNGLSAFTYLRMNKHLFEPNNWQNLVEFVKSMSEGGRHTRLPESDTSRTELYVGFIKGKSEQKINEAALV; encoded by the exons ATGGCTCTGACACTTCGTTCTTCAACTTCTTTTATCAACTTTAAAGACAGCAGCAGTCTAAAAACTCCAGATGATTACAGTGGCATGGTCTGTTTTGCCCAGATCAGGCCAACATGCCGCCTCCGGGCGAGGAATTCAATGCAAGAAGCTCCAATCTCACGTGAGAGACCCTCACTGCTCGAAGGGAGAAAAAATGAGCAGGGAGAGAAACTTCATGGTTTACCAGCTCCTCATAGCCAAAACGGTTCAAGGGTACCTGTTTTTGTGATGCTACCACTTGATACCGTATCAGTTGGTGGGAACTTGAGCAAGCCAAGAGCGATGAATGCTAGTTTGATGGCTTTGAAAAGTGCAGGAGTTGAAGGAGTAATGGTTGATGCTTGGTGGGGATTGGTAGAGAAAGATGGACCCTTGAAATATAACTGGGAAGGTTATGCCGAGCTTGTGAATATGGTTCAAAACCATGGCTTGAAGCTGCAAGTTGTTATGTCTTTCCATCAATGCGGAGGGAACGTTGGCGATTCTTGCAG CATCCCCTTACCCCCATGGGTGCTCGAAGAAATGAGCAAGAATCCCAACCTTGTCTACACAGATAGATCAGGCCGAAGGAATCCTGAGTACATCTCACTGGGCTGTGATTCTTTACCACTGCTCAGAGGCAGAACACCAATTCAGGTCTACTCAGACTACATGATGAGCTTCAGAGACAGATTCAAAGATTACTTGGGGGAAGTCATAATG GAGATTCAGGTGGGAATGGGGCCTTGTGGAGAGCTAAGATACCCATCCTATCCAGAAAGCAATGGAACATGGAGATTTCCTGGAATTGGAGAATTTCAATGCAATGACAAG TACATGAAATCTTCACTGGAAGCATCAGCAGAGGCAATTGGAAAGAAGGATTGGGGCAATGGAGGGCCTCATGATGCTGGCCACTATAACCAATTTCCCGAAGACACAGGGTTTTTCAGAAGGGATGGAACATGGAATAGTGAATATGGACACTTTTTCTTAGAATGGTATTCAACAAAGCTTCTCGAGCATGGAGACAGAATCCTGGCTGCAGCAGAAGGTATATTCCGAGGTACTGGAGCTAAACTGTCTGGAAAAGTAGCTGGAATACATTGGCACTACAAAACAAGATCACATGCAGCAGAATTAACAGCAGGATACTACAATACCAGGCATCGAGATGGCTACCTACCAATAGCAAATATGATGGGTAAGCATGGGGTTGTCTTCAACTTTACATGTATGGAAATGAAAGATGAGCAACAGCCTGAATATGCAAATTGCTCACCAGAAGGTTTAGTCAGGCAAATAAAGATGGCAACTAGAACAGCTGGAATAGAACTTGCAGGAGAAAATGCCCTTGAGAGACATGATGCTGGAGCTTATGCCCAGGTATTGGCAACAAGTAGATCAGATGCAGGAAATGGATTGAGTGCCTTCACATACTTAAGAATGAATAAGCATTTATTCGAACCAAACAACTGGCAAAATTTGGTGGAGTTTGTCAAAAGCATGTCTGAAGGTGGTAGACACACAAGGCTTCCAGAGAGTGATACAAGCAGGACAGAGTTATACGTGGGATTtatcaaaggaaaaagtgaGCAGAAAATTAATGAGGCTGCCCTTGTATAA